The genomic interval CAACGGGGCGATCACCCGGAACGGCACCGCCCTCGGCAATGTGGTCTCGGCCGAGATCACCTACGCCAACAACCTCGACCGGATCGAGACCATCCGCTCGGACGGCCGCATCGATGGCGCGGATCCATCCATTGCCGCGCTGACGGGCCGGATCGAGGTGCGCTTCGCCGACCAGACGCTGGTGACGCAGGCGATCAACGGCGAGGCCTGCGAGATGGAATTCGCCTACGTCCTGCCTTCAGGCGAAAGCTTCTCCTTCACCGTGCACGCCGTCTACCTGCCGCGTCCACGGATCGAGATTTCCGGGCCGCAGGGCGTCCAGGCGACATTCGACTGGCAGGCCGCGCGCGACAGCGTCGTCGGCCGGATGTGCACCGCCACCCTCGTGAATGACGTGGAGACGTATTGATGCTGACGCTCGACCTGACCAACGCGCCGCGCTGGCATGACCTCGCCCCCGGCGTCCGGGTGCAACTGCGCCCGCTGACGACCGCCCTGATGGTCGCGACGCGCAGCGACCCCGCCGTCGAGGCGGTGCCCGAGGAGGCTTCCGACGAGGAGCGCGCCGTCGCCTTCGCCAAGGCGCTGGCGCGACGGGCTGTGCTCGGCTGGGAGGGCATCGGCGATGCCGACGGCAACCCGATCGATCCCACCCCCGAGGCCATCGACGCGCTGCTCGACGTCTGGCCGATCTTCGAGGCCTTCCAATTGACCTACGTGTCCAAAGGCCTGCTGCTGGAACAGGAAAAAAACGCCTCCGCGCTCTCGCCGAGTGGTCCTTCGGCGGGGGCGAGCGCTACTGCGAAGCCTGCGCGCAAGCGTGCGAAGACTGCCCGACGCGCCTGAACCGGCCGCTTACCCATGAGGGCTGGCAGGTCTGGGATCTCGTCGGCCGCCTCGGCGGTCAGTTGCGCGTGCTGCCCGGCGCGGTGGTCGGCTGGGACCTGTCCGCGGCCCTCGCTCTGGGAAATGCGCTCGGCGTCCCGCCCGCTGCTGCGGGTGAACTCTTGCCCGTCATCGAAGCGGTGATGGTGGCCAAGCTCAACGAAAAGATGGATCATTCCCATGGCTGAGAAGAGGGTCAGCGTCCGCCTCGCGGCCGTGGGCGGACGGCAGGTGCGCGCCGAACTCGAAGGCGTGGGCGAGGCCGGGTCGCGCGGCTTCGGACGGCTGAGCCGGGAGATGGAAGCCGCGAACGCCCGGCTCGCGGCCTTCTCGCGGCGGGTGCGGGTCGCGGCTGCCGCTGCCGTGGCCGCCGCAGCCGCTGCTGGCGTGGCGATGATCCGGTCCAGCCTGCAGACGGTCGATGCGCAGGCCAAGCTGGCGCAGTCGCTCGGCACCACCGTCGCCTCGATCCAGACGCTGGAGCGCGCGGGCGATCTGGCGGGCGTCTCCATGTCCGGCATCGAGCAGGCCACCAAGGATCTGACGCGCCGTCTCAGTCAGGCGGCCGCCGGGACCGGCCCTGCTGCCGACGCGCTCGACCGGCTGGGGCTTTCAGCAAATGAGCTGATCGCCTTGCCGCTGGACCAGCGCGTGGGCGCGATCAACGCGGCGATCGAGAGCTTCGTGCCTGCCGCCGAGCGCGCGGCGGTCGCGGGCCAGCTCTTCGGCGAGGAAGGCTCCATCGCGATGAGCCGGATCGACACCGCGACGCTGCGCCAGGCGACAGAGGACGTCCTCGCCTTCGGGGTTGTCGTCTCCGAGCAGGACGCCGACCAGATCGAGCGGACGAACGACGCC from Paracoccus fistulariae carries:
- a CDS encoding DUF7697 family protein, with protein sequence MLPGAVVGWDLSAALALGNALGVPPAAAGELLPVIEAVMVAKLNEKMDHSHG